A window from Paraburkholderia acidiphila encodes these proteins:
- a CDS encoding MarR family winged helix-turn-helix transcriptional regulator, with protein MKHRLVYLLNVGQRRLQRWSQARAASGGVTAAQAGLLFFLGESNGALMSEAAAALDLGAPGMSGLAERTEKAGLIERRADENDGRASRLWLTEAGRAARQRSKLRMKDLNAKLTEGFTEAEIDVVARWLTSLQTRFALAEDGDA; from the coding sequence ATGAAGCACCGCCTCGTCTATCTATTGAATGTCGGACAGCGTCGCCTGCAACGGTGGTCGCAAGCACGCGCGGCCAGTGGCGGCGTGACAGCCGCGCAAGCGGGGCTGCTGTTCTTTCTGGGCGAGAGCAACGGCGCGCTGATGAGCGAGGCCGCTGCTGCGCTGGATCTGGGCGCACCGGGAATGAGCGGGCTCGCCGAGCGCACGGAAAAAGCCGGCCTGATCGAACGGCGTGCCGACGAGAACGATGGCCGGGCATCGCGCCTGTGGCTGACCGAGGCCGGGCGCGCGGCACGCCAGCGGTCGAAGCTTCGCATGAAGGACTTGAACGCGAAGCTGACCGAAGGATTTACCGAAGCGGAAATCGACGTTGTGGCGCGGTGGCTAACCAGCCTGCAGACCAGGTTTGCGCTTGCCGAAGACGGCGACGCGTAG
- a CDS encoding DUF3734 domain-containing protein, with amino-acid sequence MLSSKLTARTERKPFELPRYDEIALVLQGGGALGSYQAGVFEGLAQAGVEPHRIAGVSIGALNTAIIAGNEPARRVEALRGFWESICHPLDWLGNLGTLAMPIFSHQELARRWASMWAAGRALTEGQPGFFSPRRPLPIAGWHKATPNTVSYYDTAALKSTLQRFADFDRINDGPIRVSVGAVNVRSGNLVYFDNAKMRLEPEHFMASGALPPGFPAVEIDGEYYWDGGLVSNTPLTEVLRDADHKDTLVFQVDLWSASGNVPADFMDVAERAKDIQYSSRTRAITNMLADRQKHARFIKELLEHVPAEARRNDPLFRLAENVADGSSINVVHLIYKNKPYEGHYKDYEFSADTMKEHWSSGVEDIRASFSHPDWFAIPSREQGFVTHDIHRRAGEVPESDRAELSAGASGQVDLTRKVA; translated from the coding sequence ATGCTCAGCAGCAAACTAACCGCACGCACGGAGCGCAAGCCGTTTGAGCTGCCGCGCTACGACGAAATCGCCCTTGTTTTGCAGGGCGGCGGCGCGCTCGGGTCGTATCAGGCCGGCGTGTTCGAAGGGCTCGCGCAGGCTGGCGTCGAGCCGCATCGCATCGCGGGCGTGTCGATCGGTGCGCTCAATACGGCGATCATTGCGGGCAATGAGCCTGCGCGGCGCGTGGAAGCGTTGCGCGGCTTCTGGGAGTCGATTTGCCATCCCCTCGACTGGCTCGGCAACCTCGGCACCCTCGCCATGCCGATATTCAGCCATCAGGAACTGGCGCGCCGCTGGGCCAGCATGTGGGCCGCGGGCCGTGCGCTCACGGAAGGGCAGCCTGGCTTTTTCTCGCCGCGCCGCCCACTGCCCATTGCAGGCTGGCACAAGGCGACGCCGAATACGGTGAGCTACTACGACACCGCCGCATTGAAGTCGACGCTGCAGCGTTTCGCCGATTTCGACCGTATCAACGACGGCCCGATCCGTGTGTCGGTGGGCGCCGTGAATGTGCGCAGCGGCAATCTCGTGTATTTCGACAACGCGAAAATGCGGCTCGAACCCGAGCACTTCATGGCATCCGGCGCGCTGCCGCCGGGCTTTCCAGCCGTGGAAATCGACGGCGAGTATTACTGGGACGGTGGCCTCGTGTCGAACACGCCGCTCACGGAGGTGTTGCGTGACGCGGACCATAAAGACACGCTCGTATTCCAGGTCGATCTCTGGAGCGCAAGCGGCAACGTGCCCGCCGATTTCATGGACGTGGCCGAGCGGGCCAAGGACATTCAATACTCCAGCCGCACGCGCGCCATCACCAACATGCTTGCCGATCGGCAAAAGCATGCGCGCTTTATCAAGGAACTCCTCGAGCACGTCCCCGCCGAGGCGCGCCGCAACGATCCCCTCTTCCGGCTCGCCGAGAATGTGGCCGACGGTTCGTCGATCAACGTGGTCCATCTGATCTACAAGAACAAGCCCTACGAAGGGCATTACAAGGACTACGAATTCAGTGCCGACACCATGAAAGAGCACTGGTCGAGCGGCGTCGAAGACATTCGCGCGTCGTTTTCGCATCCGGACTGGTTCGCGATCCCGAGCCGCGAGCAAGGCTTCGTCACGCACGACATCCATCGGCGCGCGGGCGAGGTGCCCGAGTCGGATCGCGCCGAACTGAGCGCCGGGGCCTCGGGACAGGTGGATCTGACTCGCAAGGTCGCGTAA
- a CDS encoding enoyl-CoA hydratase-related protein encodes MTAEIHVDQANGILTITLARPDKKNALTNAMYGTLADIIERAEHDSTIRVLLLQGDGDMFTAGNDVGEFAAIASGKGPGERHVHRFLHALAKSSVPIIAAVQGKAVGIGTTILLHCDYVLLASDAELITPFVNLALVPEAASSWLLPLRIGHVRAFEMFALGEPLDAPSAVALGIANKVCANGQLRDDARRMAERIAAKPAGSLSAMKKLMRDAEALVVQMDSESAKFQERLTSAEAREAFAAFAEKRKPDFSKVSHH; translated from the coding sequence ATACTGACCATTACGCTTGCACGACCGGACAAGAAGAATGCGTTGACGAACGCGATGTACGGCACGCTGGCGGACATTATCGAGCGTGCCGAGCACGACAGCACGATTCGCGTATTGCTGCTACAAGGGGACGGAGACATGTTTACCGCGGGCAACGATGTGGGCGAGTTCGCCGCTATCGCATCGGGAAAGGGGCCGGGTGAACGACACGTCCATCGCTTTTTGCACGCGTTGGCGAAGTCGAGCGTGCCCATCATCGCGGCTGTCCAGGGCAAGGCAGTCGGTATCGGCACCACGATTCTGCTGCACTGCGACTATGTCCTGCTCGCATCAGACGCCGAACTCATCACCCCCTTCGTCAATCTCGCCCTCGTCCCCGAGGCGGCATCGAGTTGGCTGCTGCCGCTGCGCATCGGCCATGTCAGGGCCTTCGAAATGTTTGCGCTGGGCGAGCCGCTCGACGCGCCATCCGCCGTTGCGTTGGGCATCGCGAACAAGGTCTGTGCAAATGGCCAGCTACGGGATGACGCGCGCAGGATGGCAGAAAGAATTGCCGCGAAGCCGGCCGGCTCGCTGAGCGCCATGAAAAAGCTCATGCGCGATGCCGAAGCGCTGGTTGTGCAGATGGATAGCGAGAGCGCCAAGTTCCAGGAGCGGCTGACGAGCGCCGAGGCACGGGAGGCATTCGCGGCCTTTGCCGAAAAACGCAAGCCGGACTTCTCAAAAGTGTCGCATCACTAA